A region of the Sarcophilus harrisii chromosome 3, mSarHar1.11, whole genome shotgun sequence genome:
TAATGAAGTGCTGACCAAACAGTATGGAAATAGAAGTTGATTCTGtaccattataaagaaaaaactaagCATTGaattggaaggaaggagggagggagaaaggaaggaaagaaggaaagaaagaagaaagaaagaaaggaaggaaggaaggaaggaaggaaggaaggaaggaaggaaggaaggaaggaaggaaggaaggaaggaaggaaggaaggaaggaagaaacaaagaaagaaggaaggaaggatagaggaagaaaaatattaaagtgcttattatgtgtcaagcactgtacgACACTGGAAATACACATAGAATTTTATAGTCCCTGGTTACAAAGAAATTCTGTTGATTATCAGTGGATTTCAGAGATAATAGAATTCTGCTACTGTTATaactataatattatatgttCTATTGAAAAAGATCTTGAGGTTTAAGTGAACTGCAAACTGTTGACACAATAGATTTCATAAGACTTggtgattcttttcttttctttttttaattaaagttttttttattttcaaaacatatgcatggataatttttcaacattcacccttgcaaaaccttgtgttccaattttccctcccttcctccaccgtctcccctagatggcaagtaatccaatatatgttaaatatggtagaaatatatgtaaaatctaatatatgcatacatattgatacaattatcttactgcacaagcaaaatcaaatcaaacagggaaaaaatgagaacaaataaaatgcaagcaaacaacaacaaaaagagtaaaaatgctatgttgtaaaccacactcagttcccataattctCTAAGTGTAAATGGTTCTCTAcgtcattggaactagtctgaatcatctcattgttgaagagagttatGTCTACTTGatgattattttcaaagaaatgtgTAATATCAGAGcaactggatggcacagtggccagagtaccagccctgaagtcagaaggatctgagttcaaattcagcctcagacacttagtacttcatagctatgtgaccctaagcaagtcacttaaccccaattgcctcagaaaaaaagaaatgtgtaataTTAATGCAGGACCCACCAGCTTCACTCAATACTGTACTATAGTAACCAAGAAAACCAATGTCATCTTAGGTTTCTTTAAGAGGGGCATCATGACTTGGtcttctgtattttattctagtTACACCTGGAGTGTTCTATTCAATTTAAAATGCTGCACATTAGGGAGGGTAAGCTGAAGATCATATTGTGTCAACCAAGAGGGTGAAGTGCCTCTAATTAATACCTTATGAAAATCACTTAAATAAATTTAGAGAAGACTGGTCTAGAGAAGAACCTATTGAGGAGATGACATCATCCCAATTTCACATATTTGATGGGCTGTCACTAGGAAGAGAGATTGGACTTGTTCTTCTGGCTCCCAGTTTTTACTGCAGCCACTAGCATAGATTTTCTACTCTAAGAATAGAAACTCTAAAAATGCTAGTTGAGGGAAATctgggtggtatagtggatagagcaccagccctgaaatcaggagaacctgagttcaaatctggtctcagacacttaacacttcttagctgtgtgaccctgggcaaatcacttacccccaattgtctcagaaaaaaaaatgctagttgactgGCTGAAGAGATTCTGGAATAGACACCTAGGTAGGTGCAAAGAGAAAGCTTTAGATTACCACTAAAccaaaacaacaatgaaaacttGCTAACAGAAAAAAAGGCATCTTTTTGACTGCTTCAGGAGGCAGGAAGGCATCCCCTTAAAGGAATCATCAGCAAAAACTAGCCCAAGACATGtaagatagagagcagactcttgTTCAAGTTTATTTGATGACTTCAATGGACAACCTCCCGCCAAGATGCTCTTTTCAAGAAGTTCACAGATAACCTTTGGCTATATTTGGTcacataaaaggtgatataaaGAGTACTCAAATGTAATGAATTTGTGtgattttttaaaggcaaaaacagtctttccctttttggtctatttttgtcAGAACTTAATTCTCTCTAGtggctaaaaaattattttagaaaaatatgtataaGGAAAAATTGTGCTATCAAGAATTACTGGGAAATGCTACTCGCAGCTGGgcacaaaaagaattggggaAAGGGGTAGACAAAGTGGTTTTCCTGATAACATTGACTTTAAAAATTGGTTTACACCCCTCCAAATGATGTGACATTCAGCAACTACCTTACATGGTGATTCACTGGACGTCAATTCGAGAAAGCATCATTATCTCATTGCTGGTGAGAGGAGAAAGAACTCATGTATTGGCTGACTGCTCATGTGTCACCTTAAACCAGGGACAATTCAGTTAACACACAATTGTATCAATGAAGAAATGAGACATGAAGAAAGGatgcatgaatgaaaaaaagatccaAGATCAATGGCTTATTCTAGGGTTTTCAGATTCATAATACCTCagtgttggaagggacctcagtagGCCTTTAGTCATTTATCCAAACCTTGTTTGAAGGAGGCCCATGAGTCAGGAGCCTCCTTCCCCCTGAGACGGTCCATTCTGCTTTGTGGTATCATTCCTTACTGGGAATTTATCCTTGAGGTTATTTCTGAATTTGCTATTTTGCAACCTCCACTTGTTTCTTGATGTTTGCCTTggttttaagagagaaaaaaagagcttCATCCTTTTTCTATATaacaacctttcaaatatttgaaggcattTATCAGATCACTAACAATAGCACCTGTCTTGGTTCCCTGCTTTGGTTTTAGTCATCAACAAATACAAACCTTTCAaaaacaaagagaacaaagaggTTCGTATAAAGAACTCTATCATCTGTCTTATTGCTCTTTTATAagaaatgtaaatattaaatttgaCAAACTAATGACAAAATCGTTCTATTCATTTGGGtcccttttgttcttcttttgggtttttcttatgaatttaaaatgttttataaatgttctttttttatatccatCCCCACTGATTAATTCACCCTGCCAAATGGAAGCCCTCCCTCATACGATTAGTGAAATAAGTGATCatacaaaaatacaaactatAGACAATTTAAACAACTCGATCTtggcaaaataaattaaataagacaTAAATGAACTCTagtagaacaacaacaacaacaaaaaaacccagtcCTACAtgaatttacaagtaaattctattaACTATTAATTCCAATTACTTTGTTAAACTCAGTTAAGTGCATTGTTGCAAAAGCAGTTTTCTCCAGACTAACCTTGTGAGTGTGTCAGATGAAATGGAGTTTCACATTTTCTAGGCTGTTCACAGTTCTGGTTGCCCTGTTTTAGACTTTTTATACCTTATGGATGTCCTTCTATTATGGTACCCAGAATTGAACTCCATGTGACCCGAGCAGAACAGTAGGCAGAGGGACCATCCCCtatttattcttagaaattttgCCTTTCTTGATGCACCCTGAGAGCATAGGAGCATTCTTGGCAACcggtctttccttccttccatttccagCTCTAGAGCCATGATCCTATCATCCTTCTTTGCCAAGAAGTGCCCGTGTGTTAGCACGGCTCAGCGAATTTTGAGTCAAAATATCTGGACTTGAATCTGTTGCTTCTTATACACCAGAACCATAGCTAGGAGTTCTGGTGAGGGGGTAAGCATGTGGGATGCAgcaaatggaagaaggaagagcGTGGTAACAGGTGATCCCTTCTTATTTCCTTCCACTTGAAGTTATAATGAGACTGAGCTTTAGTTATGGTGGTGGGTCAGCAGGATCGAGGAAAGGAGAGTGATACTGTCTGGGGGAGTGATCCAGGATCCAAGCAAGGATGTGGGATGTGTTAGCACAGAGATGTAGGGAACATCACAAGACCATGAAGCATCGGGGTGGTTGTTCAGACGGACCATCAGGAAGGGATGTATTGGAAAAGCTCCAATGCCCTGTTCTACTTACTCTCCTGAATCCTTTATGAACACGAACAAACCACTATGATTATCAGgacctccattttctcctctgtgaaatgagggagttggactattAATCTCCAAAGTTTCTTCCAACTCCGAATCCTATGAACCCTTCCCTCCCCAAAGAcagctagatgtcacagtggatagtgtgctgggccttgagtcaagaagacctgaatcaaatccagcttcaggcacTTGCTGTATAATTTCAGGCAAGTTCCTTCATTTctacttacctcagtttcttcatctgtaacatagCACCTCCctctcagagttgtgaggattaaatggcACTGATTATTTATACAGtactcagcacatagtaggcatttagtgaatgcttgtttccttttttcccattggAGAGTTCCTGCCCAGAACTTCCTTTTGAGCACATGTCCAGGACATCCATGCTCACTTCACCCGTGTTCTGCTCCTGACTTTCTGGACATGTCTACCATGCTCAGCCATGGGtatcttccctctctgtctccagCTTTCATTGCTCTTGTGTGTTGTCTACCTCCCTTAGAATATAAGCTGCTTAAAAGAAGAATTGCCTCTATTTTGTGCTTATATTTGTTTTCAGGGATTGGTCCAGTGCCatgtacacagtaagcacttaataaatgctttgcctgtttatctgtctctttcCCATGAATCCACCATCCAACTGCACTACCAGATTACCATCCAGGGTATTTAGACCAAGCTTCATTAATACTTTAATGACCTAATGGCCTTTGtagggaggtggggaagggggaaTATAGCTTAAACATACAGTACAAGGAGTTCCAGATACTTACGAGGAAACAGTTCTTGAGCTGATGTCCAAAGGGGATAGATTCTAACCAAGGTTGCTTAAGGTTCATCCTAATTTGGGTGAGTCAGTCCAGAGGTCTGATCTCTGTAGTTTCTACACTACTCATTCACttacattatttctctttctcagacTCCACATGCCATCCAACCTGAGGCAGGGAAGTTGAAAAGATTAATCAgcttttgttcatcatttttcccaaaattttcatGGCTTCCTGGATGAGAGTAATCCCATAATGAAATGTCcatgttttatcttattttttttgtgcATTGAAGAAAGAGTTCAACTGAATGAAGAAAATGTCGTTTTTCTGTTTACTCTTGCATCATTTTTACAACCCCTGTCAGTGAGTCGTTTGATCTTAAATAATTTTAGCTTCAAAGATTTCTAGATTATTGCACATGGCAGTTCATGCTTTGGTCTTGGAATCTTCCACTAATTGTCACTTAactattctaatattctaattctATTATGTCACAGGTTCAggagatgcaaagacaaacaCCAAGAGTCCTTGCCTTTAAGGGCATTATATTTGTGGGGGAAGGGTTGGGGAGAGAAATAATGTCAATGGATAAATAAATGGTGGATAAATACAACATAACTCTTGGCAGATAGAGAACAGGGGGCAGTAGCCCAGGCAAGAGACGATGAGTATATAGACTGGAATGGTGGCTTTTTGTGTAGAGAGAaatatattgtgaaagaagaaaggacaaaattTGGGGATGGATTGGATATGTAGGGTGATTGAGAAGAAGAAGTTGAGGGCGTTACCAAGTTTGCTGGCTTGAGTGGCGCCTTTGACAGCAAGAGCAAAGTTAGAAGAGGGGAGGTCTGGGGACAGTGAAGATGAGTTTTATTTTGATCACACTGAGCTTGAGAGACTTGTGGGATtgatatccagtttgagatgtccaaggGGTAGGGAGAAATAGTGAGAAATAGGTGATTATTACTTAGAAGAgagactatatatacatatatatatattatatatatgtgtgtgtatacatatatatgtatatgtatactatatataatataatgtaaacacacacatatatgtgtgtatatatatatatgtatatatatattatatatatatacatatatatatacagagagaaataaTATAGATTTATCTCTGGGAATCATCAGCACTAATATTACAACTGAACCCATGGGTGTTGGTgagagaatatagaaagaaaaggaaaaagtgctCAAGGTGAGAATCTCTAGGGACACCCAGAGTTAGAGTGTGACTTGGATGAAGAATTAattagcaaaggagactgagatggAATGGCCAAACAGAAAAGTGATTACCCAGGGGAGAGCAATGGCACAAAAAACCTTATCTAGCCAGCTCCCATGCTATCTCAGCTACTGGCACAATTTCATAGGACAGGCAATCTGAACTAACgcaaaactgtgtgtgtgtgtgtgtgtgtgtgtgtgcgcgcgcgcgtgtgtatgtgcgtgtgtgtgtgagagagacagacagacagacagacagagggacagacagagagagacagagacagagacagagagacagagagagaaggagaagaaaaggacagagagacagagacagagacagacagagacagacagagaagaagaaaaggacagagagacagagacagagacataggcAGACAGAGATTCAAGTTCCTTCAGCACCAAAAACATATTCAAGATGGAGATGTCTTCTAATGGAAGAATGGGATAGAGAAGAAATGATACTAGACAGATTAAGAGTCagaggattcaaatcctatctctcagacaaatctcttcatttctcttgatctcagtttcctccactgtaaaatgaggagtttggaccaCATGGCCTCTAAAGACTCTTTCAGAGCTATATCGATATAGAAAGACTGATAGAGAAGTAGGGTTGGTATCAATTTTAACCCCTccagttctttgttttcttctctataaaatgggaataatagcagcaCCTGCTTCAGAGGGTTGTTATAAAAACAAGTTGAGATTACATAGAAAACCTTTGAGAGATAGGTGCTAgccactttttatattttattgttgtctgggttttttcagttgtatccaactcttcatgatcctatttgaatttcttgtcagagatactagagtggtttaccatttccttctccagctcattttacagaggagaaaattgaagcaaacagggttaagtgacctgtctagggtcacccagccagtaagtgtctgaggttggatttgaactcaggaagatgagtctttttgactccacaTCTGGCACTTTGTACACTATGGTACCCCTAGCTGCTCTTATTAGTAGTATCCTGTGTACAGTCACTTGTCTTTTGATTGCACAAAATGTACCAGGTGGGATGGGggagagaacaaaaagagaaaaggaaataaacatttgttaaatacctactatgtgctaactAAGCACTCTGCTACATGTCttaaaaatattatgtcatttggtcCTTGGAACAATCCTGATGGTTAAGTGCTAGCAATTCTACAGTTGAGGCatctgagacagaaagagatgcaaagctaagaaatatctgagggcttgatttgaactcagttcttccaacttcaggcccagtgctctaactACTACACAACGTGGCTTCTGGGTAAAAcatctcatttttacaaatcaaAAATTCAAATCATATCACCCAAAATAAGAGCACAGAAATGTTCTATACACTTCATTCTCCTGCCCAGGTGCCTGCCAGCATTAAGTATTCCTTACTCTAATCCcttggtttttttctccttttaaaagaatcctagagaatgcATTTTGGTGTCCaccatttcctcttcttcctccaccaTGGCAGCTTCCTTTCTCCACCTCCTTTTTCATCCAACTGCTCCTAAAAGAAACCATTGTCAAGCCAGAATAAAGATTACACATTATGTAGCCATTCTGGCTTAATATGGGAAACTGTGTTTAATGAGTTGTGTTTAATGGGTTCAGTGTTTTCTCCACCAAATGTTAAAAAGGCATTAAAATTCCttctatcatttcatttaatcacAAAGCCCTGAGATCGAGACCTTATCTGAAACTTTTATTCATATTTGTCTAAATAGATTCCCTTTCTCTGCATCCAGGTTCTCATTTCTCTCAGTCTCCCCTGAGAATTGTTCTGCCTACAACAATCTCAGTGGCTTAGGGGGAATGTTTTTATATACGTGAAAAGATTAATctatattcatccatttctctaGACATTGagaagagactgaaaaaaaaaccaactttttttttcttttgcccatTTCCATTCTAATATGTGATCTGAATAAAGTTATCTGTCTCATATCCTGAATGATTTTTGAGGATGGGGAGAAAGAGCCCAATCTGGGTTTTGAAataatgaagtatttttaaaaggaaatattaaagtcTTACTTTGTGAGGTAAAATAATTCAAGTTAGAGAAATcggaaatgatttttaaaattaagttaaggCATTGATTAAGGATTTTGAAAAATACCTGATCTTTTTACCTAGAGGTGAGCTCAGGAATAGATAAGAATCCTGGTAGTGAGGGAGAATTTATCTGGGGATGGTTGAGgataatctctttctcttccctcaggGTCTGGCCTCTGATGCTGCAAGGAGTGTGGAGAAGCAAGTCCAACTGAAATGGTCCAACTGAAGATAAAGTCATGGTGGGAGATAAGGATGGTTTGCGTTCTCTGCTGATGGTCTCTAACCATGGTGGAAggcccttcccttcccctctcttacACCAGGGCATAAATAAGGGGAGAACATTGAGCTTCAAGGCATGGGGTTGGCCATCTCCAGAGCTCCATGGAAAGGAAATAGACCCAACCCAAATCCTGGTCCTGAGAAACCAATCCCTGACCAACCCATTCCTATCATGGCTATGCTGGACACTGAGTACAGGTCATTTATTTGAGTCTTGACCCATCTTGAATTGGCAGCTTCAATGAGAAGAATTTCAATAGTACttgctataaatataaatactgtaTGAAAATGTTACTAGTAATAGATATACTGgatcaataaaataaatcagcTAATGAGCATGTATTTAGTGCCTTGTGTGTGCTAAGTATTAGAAGGCACTGAGGGGTAAGAACTCACAGTCTAAAACCAGAAGCAAGACCAAGCCCCATGAAAGCATGCGTGTAGAGTGAAAAATAgtcatatttcaatataatcatattaaaatgctatatttcaTTTCAAATGCAGTAATAAGCAATTAAATACTAAGGTATAAATATGAATTGGgataataaaatataagagaaattggaaaaaaggATTGATCAGTAGACATTTGGGTCACCATTTTCATAAAAGCAATGGAACTTGACTTAGGCCCTGAAGGTagaatatagataaaataaattcttaccGGGGAGAAATTACTTTATAGGAATGTTCAAAAGTGAATATGTTACAGTCTGTAGAAAAGAGTACTCTCTAAAAATGATAACCAGTCAGGGGCTCGGCTCTGTGAGGTCAACCAGGAGCTGGATATTTTGTGTTTCATAGGAATAACTAAGACATATGTGCAAATGAGAAATGGCACAAACCGGTGCTTCAAAGGGAGGAAAAAGCCAGGTAAGAAAGCCCTTCCCTAGAGGGTGAAAAAGAAACCTATTGATTAGGAAGGAAAAgttcagacacagacacagatgaTGGTTGCTCTGTCTTATTTCTGTCTTcggaaggaaaataaatgtagGGCTCCTGAAGGCGCCAATAATTATTTCGAAATGGAAGAATACTATCTATTGACTTTCCTAGGACAATCATAACAATCTTTGTCGCCCACTTTCCAATCAAATCCATACGATTAATTTAGTCATCCATTGTAAAAGAAAGAGACTATATCATAGATATATGAAATCAAATACAAGCTTTGGGGTCTCCTCTAGTAATTAAGAGCACAAGAATCAGAAGGCATGTGAAAATCATTGCTTGAACTAAGGCAAAGAGAAACCGCCTAAACAGAGTTTTGGTGGAAATTGAGTTTGGTTTTTTGAGATTGAGATTGAGATTGTAGAAGTCTTGGAGAACCAACAAAGATGGCAGGATAATGGTAGACAAAGAATTTAGGAAGAAGCTCAGAGGCTAATTCAGCCTCCTAATATTACCGGAGCCAAGGAAGCTTAAGTGGTTTGCAGAGTCAAGTTGAGTAGCTTTAATCCAATCCTAGTtgtaaatcaggatttgaatttaaagaaaagagttTAAGAATTAACGTCACCCATCTATACTTaagagtttatttttctttcaatcttcCTTTAATTTAAGTAACTTTACTAAAAGTTGTGTCATTCAAATGTTTTGGCCAGTAGGTTTAAAAACTTGAGAGTAGATGCTGTATGGTACATAAAGAGCCCGCCTCAAAACCGATAAGgtccaagatttatttttaaaagtcttgcaTGTGACAACTAATGCTTGTGTGATCCTCCCTCAATCAGAGAATTTCTCAGAGCCCCAGTTAACTTCCTAAGACTTTAACTTGTGGTCATAAGATTTTCTTCCCACAAGGAAGGAactccatatatacatatatattatatctgttatacatatatataaatgttatatatatgtttatatatatatatataaaacacagatTAATTCTATGACTATTTTTAAACAATTGTGCCTAGTTGttttaataccaatatttttcaagaaaaggTGTCAATAGAAAGATATGCTATTTTCTGTATTTAGCACACTGTATATGCTTTGGTATATGATGTCATACCAATATGATGTCAAGTTGTTCAGACCCCACCCCACTCTAGGCCATTGATAAAGCACTTGGTGATTGCATAGCCTAATTATCAACCTAAATATTAGGAAGAAGGAGCCTCTAGGGTGTTTAAACTTCTAAAGTGGTTAAAACCACTagggtgtttaaaaaaaaaaaaaaaaacaactttaaaattgaTGTTGAATGTTGTGTTTATCGATGGAATCTTTTTAATGATTagtcatttccatttctcttcttggGTCTTCTAAGAGAGGTCAGTCTGATATCTTCTTTCCTGCATGATAGAAGCTTCGAtcagtaaaaatggaaaaggtgattttttttttacattagatGTTTACTtggtataaaaatgtatattcagcTCAAAACCACCTACTTCTGTCAAGAGAAGATCACATAAACCATTATGACACAGCCCACAATCCAGCCAATCAGGAGAAGAAGAGGGATGAGTAAGTTGGAAGCTGTGGATTCTATTTAACAAACAGACAAAAAGCAGAAGATATTGATTCAGATAGCATTATGTGAAGGAATTCTTAACatggaatcaagaaaaacaaatgaatattcacagtaagaaaaaaataaaaataggtatCAGATATAATGTTATTTATGGAACTGGTTACACACAATGCATATTATATGTCATGTGGAGTATATGTACcagtatacatgcatgtgtgtatgtattgtccCATACACTTTATAGAGTAGTGAATATAGCGCTTGGTCCAGAGTCAAGAAAatgtactttctttcttttttttttttttttttttgctgaggcaattggagttacgtgacttgcccagggtcacacaactaaagaAGATATACTTTCAAATTCTTATTCTGTCACTTACTATTTGGGCAAGTGAGTTCATCTCTCTGAGACCCAGCTTTCCAATCTGTTTCCCACCTATGAGATGCATATGACATAATATAGTCAAAGTCATTTACAAATTGTATTAGTCCATATAAAGATTAGTTATTTGTTtgctcaataagcatttattaaacacttactgtatgccaggcattatactggattttggggatacaaagatagaagGGAAACAGTCCCTGTCCCCAAAGAGCTAACAGTCTAACAGGAAAGGTAagcacatacaaaataaaaagaatcaacaaATGTAAAGAAAGTCTAGATaattagggaaggagaaaaagagattggAGAATCCACAAATCCTtcatgaaggaaaagaaggattctgggaggggaatggggaaaggaagaagaagaagggaagcaaAAGTGTATTCTAGGAATGGAGGATAGCTAATCTATAATATAAAGGAGTGTTAtgtgagaggaaaagagaggtcAGTTTGGCTAAATTGAGGAGCAGGGGAAAGATAGTAACCCTGTTGTGTTGTGACCAGGACATCGgggaggtgattccatgacatgcgggtgaattggatttaagtgagggaggactgggcaaAGACCTCCAGAGCTATCggggttcagtggccagatatggaTCAGGATGGCTacagatgaccctggatgcaatgagagactttggcctttttaagctaagctctacaacaggtctcagtttgactgaggcaacctCCAaccagtgattaaggctgggtagtGATTATAGCAAAGAATTTCCTGTTTCATCTGGTCCAAAAACCCTAAATTAATAAATGTGAGTGAatgaatctggaaggggaagaccctcacAGTTTCTCCTCTTATGCACCTCTGAGCCCTCTGAAGATATCTTGTAGTTTATTAGCTGGATTTCTAAAGACCAggtcttaaaccaaaaccaatctgattctcattgattggccacgAATGGGTCCCAGACCAAGTCCCATCTGGTCactgtttgggtcctgattggctCAGATTGAAAGTAGTAACACAGAATGAGACTGGAGAGATAAGTTGAGGCTTCCAAAGACAgaaggatttttttcatttattctctagTTAACAGGGAGTCACTAACATGGTTGAGTAGGACAGTCAAATGCCCAATTTTGcatttaagaaaaacaactttagCAACAAATAAACTCTGGATTGACAAAATTCATTCTTAAATGCACAAAGCAGCACCAGCAGGAGTATCTCATATAAAATCAATGAAAGAGTAAGAAATGACTATTGATAGCCTAAAAAACTACAATACAGGCATTGCGTGCTATTAAGAAATAGTCTTCTGCTCAGTAGCTCTCCCTAACCCACGCCTGTCAAATGAAATTTATGGTGCAACATGGCTCACTCTCAAGGACAGAAATCGGAGTCTGAGGATTTATAGGACTTGGTGCTGGCCCACTCTCATAAACAGTACTTTACAATAGCACACACTGGTGCACTTGAGGTCCGGTTCTGACCCCATCTTGAGAAGTGTGTCT
Encoded here:
- the STRIT1 gene encoding sarcoplasmic/endoplasmic reticulum calcium ATPase regulator DWORF, encoding MAEKESTASNLLIPLLLLIGWIVGCVIMVYVIFS